One window of Longimicrobium sp. genomic DNA carries:
- a CDS encoding glycosyltransferase family 4 protein, with protein MHLLFVANFSSRTGYAWETIERVFRRVGESLVREGHRVSVCYARLENGPPERMRGAPFEFVAFDYGRTRTPGGLRDFMRLLRARGVDALYLTDRPTWSWRYPFFHLAGVRRLIVHDRTSGERTRRAALLRGVKRLLHHVPGLAGDCFIGVSEYVRRRMVEVNGTPPSRTWCVYNGIDLAPFAVPDRAALRQDLGLPEETRVVFCSGRAQPYKGIQLVIEAAALLKDQGVPDLAFAYAGDGGYLKELKELAARRGVENFHFLGRRDDVPRLLGGAAAAVVPSLWAEAFGLTVVEAFAAGAPLVAARTGGIPELVRDGETGVLFPPGDARALAAALRAVLADPQAAEVRAARAAREVRRRFSLEKSAVSLYALVSSQLRTSPVLAAPVVAAAEE; from the coding sequence ATGCACCTGCTCTTCGTCGCCAACTTCTCTAGCCGCACCGGCTACGCCTGGGAGACCATCGAGCGGGTCTTCCGGCGGGTGGGCGAGAGCCTGGTGCGCGAGGGGCACCGGGTGAGCGTGTGCTACGCCCGGCTGGAGAACGGCCCGCCGGAGCGGATGCGCGGCGCCCCCTTCGAGTTCGTGGCGTTCGACTACGGCCGCACCCGCACCCCCGGCGGCCTGCGCGACTTCATGCGCCTGCTGCGCGCGCGCGGCGTCGACGCGCTGTACCTCACCGACCGCCCCACCTGGTCGTGGCGCTACCCCTTCTTCCACCTGGCCGGGGTGCGGCGGCTGATCGTGCACGACCGCACCTCGGGCGAGCGGACGCGCCGCGCGGCGCTCCTGCGCGGGGTGAAGCGGCTCCTGCACCACGTCCCCGGCCTGGCGGGCGACTGCTTCATCGGCGTCTCGGAGTACGTGCGCAGGCGGATGGTCGAGGTGAACGGCACGCCCCCGTCGCGGACGTGGTGCGTCTACAACGGGATCGACCTGGCCCCCTTCGCCGTCCCCGACCGCGCCGCGCTGCGCCAGGATCTGGGGCTTCCGGAGGAGACGCGGGTGGTCTTCTGCTCCGGCCGCGCGCAGCCGTACAAGGGGATCCAGCTGGTGATCGAGGCCGCCGCCCTGCTCAAGGACCAGGGCGTGCCCGACCTGGCGTTCGCCTACGCGGGAGACGGGGGATACCTGAAGGAGCTGAAGGAGCTCGCCGCGCGCCGCGGGGTGGAGAACTTCCACTTCCTGGGCAGGCGCGACGACGTCCCCCGGCTGCTGGGCGGCGCGGCGGCGGCGGTGGTCCCCTCGCTGTGGGCCGAGGCGTTCGGGCTGACGGTGGTGGAGGCGTTCGCCGCCGGGGCGCCCCTGGTCGCCGCGCGCACCGGCGGCATCCCCGAGCTGGTGCGCGACGGGGAGACGGGCGTGCTGTTCCCCCCCGGCGACGCGCGCGCCCTGGCCGCCGCCCTGCGCGCCGTCCTCGCCGACCCGCAGGCGGCCGAGGTGCGCGCCGCCCGCGCCGCCCGCGAGGTCCGGCGCCGCTTCAGCCTGGAGAAGTCGGCGGTGAGCCTCTACGCGCTGGTCTCCTCGCAGCTGCGCACCTCGCCCGTCCTCGCCGCGCCGGTGGTCGCGGCGGCGGAGGAGTAG
- a CDS encoding class I SAM-dependent methyltransferase: MSRDDRRAEVRAYFDRNVAEWDTVRYLDQTYVGRARHALRWLRSLGRGRRVLDLGCGTGRQTVAGTRAGLCVVSADFSFEMARATRQRVLRECPGAAPAVVVADALHPPFRPGAFDAVMALGVVGFVPDRPGMLREARTLLAPGGELVCDVGVPERRVLFPALGAALDRPLRSLARLWRERILRRPKTEGDDSGAPGWYGRHFVKHAPEEIEAMLCEAGFRPLARGGSGLGELRLLGRLVLPWRVQGALTRLAVVLSALPGGGWLARRSLTYVVRSARAPDLPARVPERAPVPPPVAALADAPALRRQLL, from the coding sequence GTGAGCCGGGACGACCGCCGCGCGGAGGTGCGCGCCTACTTCGACCGCAACGTCGCGGAGTGGGACACGGTCCGCTACCTGGACCAGACCTACGTGGGCCGCGCCCGCCACGCGCTGCGCTGGCTGCGCTCGCTGGGGCGCGGCAGGCGCGTGCTGGACCTGGGGTGCGGCACGGGGCGGCAGACGGTCGCGGGGACCCGCGCGGGCCTCTGCGTGGTCTCGGCCGACTTCTCGTTCGAGATGGCGCGCGCCACCCGCCAGCGCGTCCTGCGCGAGTGCCCCGGCGCCGCGCCCGCGGTGGTCGTCGCCGACGCGCTGCACCCGCCCTTCCGCCCGGGCGCCTTCGACGCGGTGATGGCGCTGGGCGTGGTCGGCTTCGTCCCCGACCGGCCGGGAATGCTGCGCGAGGCGCGAACGCTGCTCGCCCCCGGCGGCGAGCTGGTGTGCGACGTGGGCGTCCCCGAGCGGCGCGTGCTCTTCCCCGCGCTCGGCGCGGCGCTCGACCGGCCCCTGCGCTCGCTCGCCCGGCTCTGGCGCGAGCGGATTCTCCGCCGTCCGAAGACGGAAGGAGACGACTCCGGCGCGCCCGGGTGGTACGGGCGGCACTTCGTGAAGCACGCGCCCGAGGAGATCGAGGCGATGCTCTGCGAGGCCGGCTTCCGGCCCCTGGCGCGCGGCGGCTCGGGGCTGGGCGAGCTGCGGCTGCTGGGGCGGCTGGTGCTCCCCTGGCGCGTGCAGGGGGCGCTGACGCGCCTGGCGGTCGTGCTGAGCGCGCTCCCGGGCGGGGGGTGGCTGGCCCGGCGCTCGCTCACCTACGTGGTGCGCTCGGCGCGCGCGCCCGACCTCCCCGCGCGCGTCCCGGAGCGCGCCCCCGTCCCCCCACCGGTGGCGGCCCTGGCCGATGCACCTGCTCTTCGTCGCCAACTTCTCTAG